The genomic segment GTGATACCTGGCTTGAAACTCAAACGCCGTTTTTGTTCAGGAGTATAGTGCTCATATTCATCTTTGGTTGGTGGGCGCGTTCCCACAAGACTCATATCTCCTTTAAGAACATTATAAAATTGTGGTAATTCATCCAAGCTTGTTTTCCGAATGAATTTCCCAATTGGAGTAATCCGAGGATCATCATCCATTTTAAACATCCCACCACTCATGGTATTATGTACCATCAGTTCTTTCTTACGTTCTTCGGCATCTATGTACATAGAGCGGAATTTGTAAAATTTAAAGATCCGACCATTTTTCCCAACACGTTCCTGAACAAAAATAGCTGGCCCACCATCTTTACGAATCATTGGCACTAAGAAAATCGCTGCAATACCACAAAGCAAAAGTCCAAAGAAAGAGCCAATAATATCTAAAATTCGTTTGGCAACAATATGACTATAATTGTAGAAATTTGTTGAGAAAGTGACTACGCTAAAACCAGCAATCTCTTGAAGCCTCTTCTCACCAATTTGAAAATCTAAGGCGTTAATATTCACATTAACTGTGATTCCCATATTCTCAAACTGAATAACCAAATCCTCAATGGAATAGTAATCGCTTGGCAAACTAATAAAGACTTCATCAACAACGGAACGAGTCGCAAATTCAATGAGACATTCTCTCGGAACAACATCGAAGTTGGGATGCTGATAATAGGAATTATCAAATACAGAGACAGCAGCGATGCAATCATTAAATGAGCAAGTTTGCGTTAGCTGCTGCAAAATTCTATCCAAGCGGCTTGAAACAGTAATGACTAGTACTTTCTTACTACTTTTTAGTCTGGGATGCACTCGCAGATAATATTGTTTAATCAACAAATTGATACAATAAATACAAACAGCATTTAAAAGAATAAAAAGAATAAGATCTTTCCGAGTTAGTAAAAAGCTACCTTTTGACATAAATGAAAAGAAAGTAATCATAACAGTATATAAGGCACTGTATTTTATCGTTTCTGTAAACTCAACCAAATAACCGCGTTTGAAAAAGTGGTAACCATAATTACTGATATAAAAAGCAACGATATGCAGCAATACTAGTATGATGATGTCATTACTTGTTAGTTTTGAATTCAAGACTAAATTCATAATTGTAGAAATAGTGACAACAGAAAGTAGTTGTGTCAATACAATCTCTATTTTTTGAAATTCTTTTCTATTTTCAAGCATCCCTACTCCTAAATTTTTTCTTGCCATAGTTCCCATAGTCTCCATAATTACCATAAGAACCGTACTTTTCTAGCTGTGTATCATACTTATTTAAAATAACTCCCAAGAATGGAGTGCCTGTTTGCTCTAGTTGCTCCTTAGCTTTTTGTAAAGCTTTACGTTTTACATTTCCTGATTCAACCACTAACGCACTAGCATCACATTTTTGAGCAATGATGGCTGCATCAATCACAATTCCAATAGGAGGAGTATCGATGATAATATAATCATAATGATTTCGTAAAATAGCAACCATCATCCCAAAGCTCTTACTTTGAAGAAGTGCAGTTGGGTTGGGCGAAATCTGTCCTGCTTCAATCACAAATAAATTTTCAACATTTGTATCACATAAACCGTTTGATAAATCAGCTGCACCAGCTAAATAATCTGTCAAACCTGTAATTTTGTCACGTGTTTTAAAAACTCCCGACATGACTGAATTACGAAGATCTGCATCAATCAGCAAAGTGTTATAGCCTGATCGTGCAAAAGCAATAGCTAGATTAGTAGAAGTTGTTGACTTCCCTTCACCGGACTGTGCAGAAGTA from the Streptococcus constellatus subsp. constellatus genome contains:
- a CDS encoding sugar transferase, producing the protein MLENRKEFQKIEIVLTQLLSVVTISTIMNLVLNSKLTSNDIIILVLLHIVAFYISNYGYHFFKRGYLVEFTETIKYSALYTVMITFFSFMSKGSFLLTRKDLILFILLNAVCIYCINLLIKQYYLRVHPRLKSSKKVLVITVSSRLDRILQQLTQTCSFNDCIAAVSVFDNSYYQHPNFDVVPRECLIEFATRSVVDEVFISLPSDYYSIEDLVIQFENMGITVNVNINALDFQIGEKRLQEIAGFSVVTFSTNFYNYSHIVAKRILDIIGSFFGLLLCGIAAIFLVPMIRKDGGPAIFVQERVGKNGRIFKFYKFRSMYIDAEERKKELMVHNTMSGGMFKMDDDPRITPIGKFIRKTSLDELPQFYNVLKGDMSLVGTRPPTKDEYEHYTPEQKRRLSFKPGITGLWQISGRSSITDFDEVVKLDVAYIDGWTIWSDIKILLKTIKVVLMKDGAK
- a CDS encoding tyrosine-protein kinase, with the translated sequence MPRLELAKNKEKALKKSEEYYNALRTNIQLSGENIKVIAVTSAQSGEGKSTTSTNLAIAFARSGYNTLLIDADLRNSVMSGVFKTRDKITGLTDYLAGAADLSNGLCDTNVENLFVIEAGQISPNPTALLQSKSFGMMVAILRNHYDYIIIDTPPIGIVIDAAIIAQKCDASALVVESGNVKRKALQKAKEQLEQTGTPFLGVILNKYDTQLEKYGSYGNYGDYGNYGKKKFRSRDA